In Nitrospira sp., a single genomic region encodes these proteins:
- the hflC gene encoding protease modulator HflC yields MSKQGLTIAMLAVLFALFVLGASPLFVVDVTQTAIVVQLGKPIRTVTEPGLYVKVPFAQEVTYFDKRLLDYDSDAQDVITQDKKTLLLDNFAKWHITDPLKVYQNFQSQRGALQRLHDIIYSELRVELGRHDLLEIVSTARAELMRVVTQRANEKASGYGIAIQDVRIKRADLPQENEKTVFQRMQAEREQQAKQYRAEGAEEAQKIRSDAEKDKEILLAQAYKESEELRGEGDAKAFRIYADAYRQDPKFFDFTRSMEAYKKSLEDKTTLVLSPDSEFFHYLKQR; encoded by the coding sequence GTGAGCAAGCAAGGCTTAACCATCGCGATGCTCGCCGTGCTGTTCGCGTTGTTTGTGCTGGGCGCTTCCCCCTTGTTCGTAGTCGACGTTACCCAGACTGCCATCGTCGTGCAGCTTGGGAAACCCATCCGTACCGTGACGGAACCAGGCTTATATGTGAAGGTGCCTTTCGCGCAGGAAGTCACCTACTTTGACAAACGGTTGCTGGATTATGATTCCGACGCGCAAGACGTGATCACCCAAGACAAGAAAACGTTGCTTTTGGACAATTTCGCCAAATGGCACATCACCGACCCCCTGAAGGTGTATCAGAATTTCCAAAGTCAGCGCGGAGCGCTGCAACGGCTGCATGACATCATTTATTCGGAGCTTCGGGTGGAGTTGGGCAGGCACGATCTACTCGAGATCGTCTCAACCGCTCGCGCCGAGCTCATGCGAGTCGTGACGCAACGGGCAAACGAAAAGGCGTCGGGCTACGGCATTGCGATCCAGGATGTGAGGATCAAACGGGCGGACCTTCCGCAGGAAAATGAAAAGACCGTCTTCCAGCGCATGCAAGCGGAACGGGAACAACAGGCCAAGCAGTACCGGGCGGAAGGGGCCGAAGAGGCCCAAAAAATCCGGTCCGACGCGGAGAAGGACAAGGAGATTCTACTCGCCCAAGCGTATAAAGAATCGGAAGAACTGCGCGGAGAGGGAGACGCCAAGGCCTTTCGCATCTACGCGGACGCCTATCGACAAGATCCGAAATTCTTTGATTTTACCCGATCGATGGAAGCGTACAAGAAATCCTTGGAGGACAAGACCACCTTGGTTCTAAGCCCCGACTCAGAGTTCTTCCACTATCTCAAACAACGCTGA
- a CDS encoding DUF2780 domain-containing protein has translation MHRSIVLTGFLVCAFLVGSGCSGIETKGVTDPLVKILTHQLDVTANQAKGGLGSTLTLAKEKLTAPDFETLTKYVPGTETYMKAAKDLGAVTGPINDRAGLEAAYSKLGMSWDKVGKFSKVLSDFVGSAGGEQAQGFLTSMMK, from the coding sequence ATGCACCGTTCCATCGTTCTCACGGGATTCTTGGTCTGTGCGTTTCTCGTCGGATCCGGCTGCTCCGGCATAGAGACGAAAGGAGTCACGGACCCATTGGTGAAGATCCTCACGCACCAATTGGATGTGACGGCCAATCAAGCCAAGGGAGGGCTGGGATCCACCCTGACGCTGGCGAAAGAAAAGCTCACGGCTCCGGACTTCGAGACGTTGACCAAGTATGTCCCCGGAACAGAGACCTACATGAAGGCGGCCAAGGATCTCGGGGCCGTCACCGGGCCGATCAACGATCGGGCCGGCTTGGAGGCCGCGTACTCCAAGCTCGGTATGAGTTGGGACAAGGTGGGAAAGTTCTCGAAAGTGTTGTCCGACTTTGTCGGCTCGGCGGGAGGCGAACAGGCTCAGGGCTTCTTGACCAGCATGATGAAGTGA
- the hflK gene encoding FtsH protease activity modulator HflK, whose product MPRMVWDPKDPWSKRSDPLEDVLRQAQSQFRNFLPSGGVRNILLAGLLIFLVWQSAFIVGPDEEGVVKRFGIPVRTLGPGPHLKIPLIETVLQPKVAKLHRVEIGFRTDRQARQQMVPQEALMLTGDMNILAIEFIVQYKIKEAANYLFNVADIHDTIGKAAEASMREVIGKSKIDEALTTGKAQIQQDTQDLLQRILDQYQAGVQIAAIQLQDVDPPEAVAAAFKDVTNAKEDREKLINQAVGYRNDILPRAKGEAAQTVNQAKGYAQARLNRAQGETNRFLATLKEYNQAKDTISKRIYIETMEEILPKIEKIIIDGKAGERMLPYLPLDRQSKKTSPSPEGVKP is encoded by the coding sequence ATGCCTCGGATGGTGTGGGACCCCAAAGATCCTTGGAGCAAGAGAAGCGACCCGCTTGAGGATGTCCTTCGGCAGGCGCAGTCTCAATTCAGGAATTTCCTGCCCTCCGGAGGCGTTCGGAACATTCTCCTCGCGGGGTTGCTGATCTTCCTCGTCTGGCAGAGCGCCTTCATCGTCGGGCCTGATGAAGAAGGTGTCGTGAAGCGTTTCGGCATTCCCGTGCGAACCCTTGGCCCCGGCCCTCACCTGAAAATTCCTCTGATCGAAACGGTGCTCCAACCGAAAGTCGCCAAGCTCCATCGCGTGGAAATCGGATTCCGGACCGATCGGCAGGCTCGCCAGCAGATGGTTCCCCAGGAAGCCCTCATGCTGACGGGAGACATGAACATCCTCGCCATCGAATTCATCGTGCAGTACAAGATAAAGGAAGCCGCCAATTATCTTTTCAACGTGGCGGATATCCATGACACCATCGGCAAGGCAGCGGAAGCGTCGATGCGCGAAGTGATCGGCAAGAGCAAGATCGACGAAGCCCTGACAACGGGCAAGGCTCAGATTCAGCAGGACACTCAAGATCTGTTGCAGCGGATTCTGGACCAATACCAAGCCGGTGTGCAGATTGCGGCAATCCAACTCCAAGATGTGGACCCCCCAGAGGCGGTGGCGGCGGCCTTCAAGGATGTGACAAACGCCAAGGAAGACCGGGAGAAACTCATAAATCAGGCAGTGGGCTATCGGAACGATATTCTGCCCAGGGCAAAAGGTGAAGCGGCCCAAACAGTCAACCAAGCCAAAGGCTACGCCCAGGCCCGCCTGAACCGCGCTCAAGGTGAGACAAACCGTTTCCTCGCCACGCTAAAGGAATACAACCAGGCCAAAGACACGATCAGTAAGCGGATCTATATCGAGACCATGGAAGAGATTCTTCCCAAAATCGAGAAAATCATCATCGATGGGAAAGCCGGGGAGCGGATGCTTCCCTATCTGCCGCTCGACCGTCAATCCAAGAAGACTTCGCCCTCGCCGGAAGGAGTCAAACCGTGA
- a CDS encoding DNA-3-methyladenine glycosylase I, with protein MKSSTDALMDRRVRCEWVGEKPHLIRYHDEEWGRPVHDDRIHFEMLLLEGAQAGLSWETILLRREGYRRAFARFNPAKVAQFDAQKRAALLKDAGIIRNRLKIDSAVTNARALLAVQREFGSFDAYVWRFVGGVSTRGRRTSLRKVPTSTAESDALSRDLKRRGFRFVGSTIIYAYMQAIGMVNDHTARCFLASRWRTRRR; from the coding sequence TTGAAATCGTCGACTGACGCGTTGATGGATCGACGGGTGCGCTGCGAATGGGTCGGTGAGAAACCGCACCTGATTCGCTATCACGACGAAGAGTGGGGCAGGCCGGTTCACGATGACCGAATCCACTTCGAGATGTTGCTATTGGAGGGGGCTCAAGCCGGCCTGTCCTGGGAAACCATCCTGCTCCGCCGCGAGGGCTATCGGCGAGCATTTGCTCGGTTCAATCCCGCCAAAGTGGCGCAGTTCGACGCTCAGAAGCGGGCGGCGCTTCTGAAAGATGCCGGCATCATCCGCAATCGGCTGAAAATCGATTCGGCTGTCACGAACGCTCGCGCACTCTTGGCCGTCCAGCGGGAGTTCGGGTCGTTCGATGCCTACGTCTGGCGCTTCGTTGGAGGCGTCTCCACGCGGGGCCGGCGAACCTCGCTCCGCAAGGTCCCGACATCGACCGCCGAAAGCGATGCACTGTCCAGGGATCTCAAGCGGAGGGGCTTCCGCTTCGTCGGCAGTACGATCATCTATGCGTATATGCAGGCGATCGGTATGGTCAACGACCACACTGCGCGGTGCTTTCTCGCTTCCCGATGGCGCACACGCAGGCGGTGA
- a CDS encoding glucosidase: protein MTEEHGRLEAARKDTVVWRRWGPYLSERQWGTVREDYSENGNAWDYFTHDQARSRAYRWGEDGLGGISDDKQRLCFALAFWNGRDSILKERLFGLTNSEGNHGEDVKEYYFYLDSTPTHSYMKYLYKYPQAAYPYEDLVKTNRARTREEQEYELLDTGVFDQDRYFDIFVEYAKASPEDILIAVTAHNRGKEAASLHLLPTLWFRNTWHHAPGQDKPSLSQGLEPKGMAVITAEHPELGRRYLWCEGDIPLLFTENDTNTERLFNQPNASPYVKDGINQYVVQGRQQAVNPMRTGTKAAAHYRLTIPGGESQTIRLRLTMSAPLEESSDARKDLFGNAFDRVISERRREADEFYASITPPTAGEDAARVMRQALAGMLWSKQYYYFDLDQWIKEHEANAGAAVKALHLRNRQWIHMVNDDVISMPDKWEYPWYAAWDLAFHTVALAIVDVDFAKRQLELMLHEVYLHPNGQIPAYEWNFGDVNPPVHAWATMFVYTLEKQRRGEGDIAFLKEAFQKLLLNFTWWVNRKDPSGRNVFEGGFLGLDNIGVFDRSAPLPTGGSLEQADGTAWMALFSQNMLQITLELASHDPVYEGMIGKFVEHFFRIASSMDRVGDNQDEMWDEEDGFFYDLLRLPDGDAMRLKVRSLVGLLPLCATTIIPDECIVRFPNATAYARRFVSRNAQLTKTIAPPDKRGVKDRRLLAILNETKLRRVLTRMLDEDRFLSPYGIRSLSRHHLEHPFIFQVHGEEYRVQYLPAESNTGMFGGNSNWRGPIWMPVNLLIIRALLMSHLFYGDDFKVECPTGSGKQMNLFEVACELAKRLTAIFLRDTQGRRPVYGGSKAFQTDPHWRDHVLFYEYFHGDNGAGLGASHQTGWSGLAGALIFMFGHLSEREWLENGLVVGVTRKEPEPSAGPVPSPTQAKVTT from the coding sequence ATGACGGAGGAACACGGTCGTCTGGAGGCGGCTCGCAAGGATACGGTTGTCTGGCGACGGTGGGGTCCGTACCTGAGCGAGCGGCAATGGGGGACGGTTCGCGAGGACTACAGCGAAAACGGGAACGCCTGGGACTATTTCACCCACGACCAGGCGCGCTCCCGGGCCTACCGCTGGGGAGAAGACGGCCTGGGGGGAATCTCCGACGACAAGCAGCGGCTCTGCTTCGCCCTGGCGTTCTGGAACGGTCGCGACTCGATCCTCAAAGAACGCTTGTTCGGCCTGACCAACAGCGAAGGCAACCACGGCGAAGACGTCAAGGAATACTACTTCTACCTCGACAGCACGCCGACCCATTCGTACATGAAATACCTCTACAAGTACCCGCAGGCGGCCTATCCCTACGAAGATTTGGTCAAGACGAACCGCGCACGCACAAGAGAAGAGCAGGAGTACGAACTCTTGGACACGGGCGTCTTCGACCAAGACCGGTATTTCGATATTTTTGTCGAGTATGCCAAGGCCTCGCCTGAAGACATCTTGATCGCCGTCACGGCGCACAACCGGGGCAAGGAGGCCGCCTCCCTGCACCTGTTGCCGACGCTGTGGTTCCGGAATACCTGGCACCACGCTCCCGGCCAAGACAAGCCGAGCCTGAGCCAAGGCCTCGAGCCGAAGGGGATGGCGGTCATCACCGCCGAGCATCCGGAATTGGGCCGCCGGTACCTTTGGTGCGAAGGCGACATTCCTCTGTTGTTTACCGAGAACGACACCAACACCGAACGCTTGTTCAATCAGCCCAACGCGAGCCCCTACGTCAAAGACGGGATCAATCAGTACGTGGTGCAAGGGCGGCAGCAGGCGGTCAACCCGATGCGCACGGGAACGAAGGCCGCGGCGCATTACCGCCTGACCATTCCCGGGGGGGAGAGCCAGACCATCCGGTTGCGCTTGACCATGTCGGCGCCTCTCGAAGAGAGCAGCGACGCTCGCAAGGACCTATTCGGAAACGCCTTCGACCGCGTGATAAGCGAGCGCCGGCGTGAAGCGGACGAGTTCTACGCCTCGATCACTCCTCCTACGGCCGGCGAGGACGCCGCACGGGTCATGCGCCAGGCATTGGCAGGGATGCTCTGGAGCAAACAGTACTATTATTTCGACCTGGACCAATGGATCAAGGAGCATGAAGCGAACGCGGGAGCAGCGGTCAAAGCGTTGCACCTACGCAATCGCCAATGGATCCATATGGTCAACGACGACGTCATTTCCATGCCCGACAAGTGGGAGTACCCGTGGTATGCGGCATGGGACTTGGCCTTCCACACGGTCGCCTTGGCCATCGTCGACGTCGATTTCGCGAAGAGACAGCTCGAGTTGATGCTGCACGAAGTGTATCTGCATCCGAACGGCCAGATTCCTGCCTACGAATGGAACTTCGGCGACGTCAACCCGCCCGTCCACGCCTGGGCCACCATGTTCGTCTATACGCTTGAGAAGCAGCGGCGCGGCGAAGGCGACATCGCGTTTCTGAAGGAAGCGTTCCAGAAGCTCTTGCTGAACTTTACGTGGTGGGTCAACCGCAAGGATCCAAGCGGGCGCAACGTCTTTGAAGGGGGGTTTCTTGGGCTGGACAACATCGGCGTGTTCGACCGCAGTGCCCCGCTGCCGACCGGTGGGAGTTTGGAGCAGGCCGACGGTACCGCCTGGATGGCCCTGTTCAGCCAGAACATGCTGCAGATCACCCTTGAACTGGCCTCCCATGATCCCGTGTACGAGGGGATGATCGGAAAATTCGTCGAGCATTTCTTCAGAATCGCGTCCTCCATGGACCGAGTCGGCGATAATCAGGATGAGATGTGGGATGAAGAGGACGGCTTCTTCTACGACCTGCTGCGCCTCCCTGACGGCGACGCGATGCGGCTCAAGGTCCGGTCGCTCGTAGGACTGCTGCCGCTGTGCGCGACGACCATCATCCCCGACGAATGCATTGTTCGGTTCCCGAATGCCACCGCGTATGCCCGGCGTTTTGTCAGTCGCAATGCCCAGCTGACCAAAACAATCGCCCCGCCGGACAAACGCGGCGTCAAAGATCGACGACTGCTCGCCATCCTGAACGAAACGAAGTTGCGCCGGGTGTTGACCCGGATGCTCGATGAGGATCGGTTCTTGAGTCCTTACGGGATTCGCTCGCTGTCCCGCCATCATCTCGAGCATCCGTTTATCTTTCAGGTGCACGGCGAAGAGTACCGCGTACAGTACTTGCCGGCTGAATCCAACACGGGGATGTTCGGGGGCAACTCGAATTGGCGCGGTCCCATTTGGATGCCGGTCAATCTCCTGATCATTCGCGCCCTGCTGATGTCTCATCTGTTCTACGGAGACGACTTCAAAGTCGAGTGTCCGACCGGATCCGGCAAGCAGATGAATCTGTTCGAGGTGGCGTGTGAATTGGCGAAGCGCCTCACGGCCATCTTCTTGCGGGACACACAGGGCCGCCGTCCGGTCTATGGAGGATCGAAGGCGTTCCAGACCGATCCGCATTGGCGGGATCACGTCTTGTTTTATGAGTATTTCCACGGCGACAATGGCGCGGGGCTCGGGGCCAGTCATCAGACCGGCTGGTCAGGTCTGGCGGGAGCCTTGATTTTCATGTTCGGACATCTGTCCGAACGGGAATGGCTTGAGAACGGCTTGGTCGTGGGGGTGACGCGTAAGGAGCCGGAGCCCTCGGCCGGGCCGGTTCCCTCGCCGACACAGGCGAAGGTGACGACATAG
- a CDS encoding gluconokinase: MPAETRVIILMGVSGAGKTTIGLRLAQELNWTFIDGDSFHSRSNIEKMSVGRPLTDSDRYPWLERICTAIDGWIAEGKSVVLACSLLKAAYRDFVLDGRRQLVQLVYLKASPALLHERLLHRSGHFMKDTLLESQLQTLEEPCDALLLDAADPPEQLVRRIRASFHL, encoded by the coding sequence ATGCCGGCGGAGACGCGCGTCATTATCTTGATGGGTGTGTCGGGAGCCGGGAAGACCACCATCGGTCTTCGACTCGCGCAGGAACTCAATTGGACCTTCATCGACGGCGATTCCTTTCATTCCCGTTCCAACATCGAGAAGATGTCTGTCGGTCGGCCGCTGACCGACTCTGATCGGTATCCTTGGCTTGAGCGGATATGCACCGCGATCGACGGTTGGATAGCCGAGGGAAAATCGGTCGTCTTGGCCTGCTCGTTGCTCAAAGCCGCCTATCGGGATTTTGTCCTGGACGGCCGTCGGCAGCTGGTCCAGTTGGTGTATCTGAAAGCCTCCCCCGCGTTGCTCCACGAGCGTCTACTCCATCGCTCAGGTCATTTCATGAAGGACACGCTGCTCGAAAGTCAGCTGCAGACCCTTGAAGAGCCGTGCGATGCCCTTCTCCTCGATGCTGCCGATCCGCCCGAGCAGCTGGTGCGTCGCATCCGCGCCTCATTCCATCTCTAG
- a CDS encoding Na+/H+ antiporter — protein MQSLHQLEVIILLLAAVLALTTIAETIKIPYPILLVIGGLALGVTPGLPTVSIDPDLVFLVFLPPILWAAAYFTSLRDFRLNLRPILLLAVGLVLATTGAVAMVARALLPGIGWAEAIALGAIVSPPDAVSATAISRRLRIPRRVVTILEGESLVNDATALVLYRAAVGAAVSGSFLMGHAVLEFFFAATAGVAIGVGVALLARWSICATEDAYTHIAITLLSPYIAWILGESVHASAVLACVAGGIYMRQQFSNAVAPSTRIQAKAVWNLLVFLLNGVIFILIGLELGALREALPAGRFGPVLLAGAWVSLTAIVVRIVWVPLGAVVPRWLSAALRARDPMPPRSSLFLIAWTGMRGIVTLAAALALPVTTAAGAPFPFRTEIILISFIVILATLVVQGLSLPPFIRLLRLQADHGLEQEESLAREHAATAALSRLDQLIGEEGIPEDQVERLRHQYTRRLEGLSRIGASRAAGAGDSNEVFQRLHHEVLTAERMALIALRNDGTISDDILHHLEQELDVAAMHLGVGERRGDHPPTSRR, from the coding sequence ATGCAGAGTCTCCATCAACTCGAAGTCATCATCCTGTTGCTCGCTGCGGTCCTCGCGCTGACGACGATCGCCGAAACGATCAAGATCCCGTATCCGATTCTGCTTGTAATCGGTGGTCTCGCGTTGGGCGTCACCCCGGGCCTTCCCACCGTATCGATCGATCCCGATCTTGTATTTCTCGTCTTCTTGCCGCCGATCTTGTGGGCCGCTGCCTACTTTACGTCGCTGCGGGATTTTCGACTCAATTTGCGTCCGATTTTACTGTTGGCCGTCGGATTGGTGCTGGCGACAACCGGAGCGGTGGCAATGGTCGCCCGTGCTCTGCTGCCCGGAATCGGGTGGGCCGAGGCGATCGCGTTGGGCGCCATCGTGTCTCCGCCGGATGCCGTCTCCGCCACAGCCATCAGCAGGAGGCTGCGCATTCCTCGCCGGGTCGTCACGATTCTGGAGGGCGAGAGCCTCGTGAACGACGCCACGGCATTGGTGCTGTATCGGGCCGCCGTCGGCGCGGCGGTCAGCGGGTCGTTTCTGATGGGGCACGCCGTTCTGGAGTTTTTCTTCGCGGCCACCGCCGGGGTGGCCATCGGGGTCGGCGTCGCATTGCTCGCCCGCTGGTCCATCTGCGCCACGGAAGACGCCTATACGCACATTGCCATCACGTTGCTGTCGCCCTATATCGCCTGGATCTTGGGCGAATCGGTTCATGCCTCGGCTGTGCTGGCCTGTGTCGCGGGGGGCATTTACATGCGGCAGCAGTTCAGCAATGCCGTGGCGCCCTCGACTCGGATCCAGGCCAAGGCTGTCTGGAATCTGTTGGTCTTCCTTTTGAATGGTGTCATCTTTATCCTGATCGGATTGGAACTCGGAGCCTTGCGGGAAGCGTTGCCTGCAGGACGGTTCGGACCGGTCCTGCTGGCCGGAGCGTGGGTCAGTCTCACCGCGATCGTGGTGCGCATTGTGTGGGTCCCCTTGGGAGCCGTTGTGCCTCGATGGTTGAGTGCCGCCTTGCGCGCCCGCGATCCCATGCCCCCCCGGTCGAGCCTCTTTCTGATTGCTTGGACCGGCATGAGAGGGATCGTCACGCTGGCCGCCGCCCTGGCGCTGCCGGTGACGACAGCCGCCGGGGCGCCGTTCCCCTTCAGAACGGAAATTATTCTGATCAGCTTCATTGTGATTCTTGCGACGCTGGTGGTCCAGGGTCTTTCCCTTCCGCCGTTTATCCGTCTCTTGAGGCTCCAGGCCGATCATGGTTTGGAGCAGGAAGAAAGTTTGGCGCGTGAACATGCGGCGACCGCGGCGTTGAGTCGACTCGACCAATTGATCGGAGAGGAGGGAATCCCGGAGGACCAAGTCGAACGATTGCGTCATCAGTACACCCGGCGGTTGGAAGGATTGTCCCGAATCGGTGCGTCAAGAGCAGCGGGTGCAGGCGATTCGAACGAAGTGTTTCAGCGCCTTCACCATGAAGTGCTGACGGCGGAGCGGATGGCTCTGATCGCGCTGCGAAACGACGGGACGATCAGCGACGATATTCTCCACCACTTGGAGCAGGAACTGGACGTTGCCGCCATGCATCTGGGAGTCGGTGAGCGACGGGGGGACCACCCTCCGACGAGTCGTCGATAG
- a CDS encoding class I SAM-dependent methyltransferase: MTQLTAQQVIDSQRQGWNRVASGWEKWDQFFEEQMAYVNHRLIGDARIKHGQRVLDLGSGTGYPALLAAEMVGTAGNVTGMDVAEQMLEVAGRKATRLGLTNVTFQPGDVTHLPFDADIFDAITSRFCLMFLPEIPKAAAEISRVLKPGGWVAAAVWSTADKNPSIRLAMETIKDFVPVPPPDPSAPGFFRLAKPSELADMFQHAGLVDVADQEFLGEWSYTSEAQYVRSLLELAAPIQNLMASLSPTQVEETTRRLNRAVAAYRRGDRLTFPIAVRIVAGRKPS; this comes from the coding sequence ATGACCCAACTGACCGCTCAACAGGTGATCGACTCACAAAGACAGGGCTGGAATCGTGTGGCCTCCGGGTGGGAAAAATGGGACCAATTCTTCGAGGAGCAAATGGCCTACGTGAACCATCGCCTGATCGGTGATGCCCGCATCAAACACGGACAGCGCGTGCTGGATCTCGGATCCGGCACCGGTTATCCGGCACTATTGGCGGCTGAAATGGTGGGGACTGCCGGAAATGTAACCGGCATGGACGTGGCCGAGCAGATGCTCGAGGTGGCCGGCCGTAAAGCAACACGGTTGGGTCTCACCAATGTCACGTTCCAACCGGGCGATGTCACACATCTCCCATTCGACGCCGACATATTCGATGCCATTACCAGTCGATTTTGCCTGATGTTTCTCCCGGAGATTCCTAAAGCCGCAGCAGAAATCAGCCGGGTCTTAAAGCCCGGTGGATGGGTCGCGGCAGCCGTCTGGTCGACGGCCGACAAGAATCCCTCTATTCGCCTCGCGATGGAGACAATCAAAGACTTCGTTCCCGTTCCACCGCCTGATCCGTCCGCTCCTGGATTTTTCCGGCTGGCCAAACCGAGCGAGCTGGCGGACATGTTTCAGCACGCCGGATTGGTCGATGTGGCGGACCAGGAATTCCTCGGTGAGTGGTCCTATACCTCGGAAGCTCAGTATGTCAGAAGCCTGCTGGAGCTTGCCGCGCCGATCCAGAATCTCATGGCGTCCCTCTCCCCGACGCAGGTGGAGGAAACCACGCGGCGGTTGAACCGTGCGGTCGCGGCATACCGGCGCGGCGATCGACTCACCTTCCCGATCGCGGTCCGGATAGTAGCGGGGCGAAAACCGTCATGA
- a CDS encoding DUF3365 domain-containing protein, protein MRQLRWGAGFSLAGLLTVLGWTLSAAEPSFETTARYILDVVKAFRTAYVLQVVEHTKGSGLTPQEDWEKNAHLLPLPAQFVKGAADQVDGFEIGLIGLAPLNPANRPKTAAEADALIQLEKNRERRFVGFVDGDQFKALSADLALVQSCVDCHNRHPRSSRRNFQRWDVMGALVVRLKRDVGTESFPLPAEPPKRVPGTLERMTPPPTSAPPWVR, encoded by the coding sequence ATGCGACAGCTGCGCTGGGGTGCGGGGTTCAGTCTGGCCGGGCTGCTGACGGTACTTGGTTGGACCCTGAGTGCCGCGGAACCCTCCTTTGAAACCACCGCCCGCTACATTCTGGATGTCGTCAAGGCCTTCCGCACCGCCTACGTGCTCCAAGTCGTCGAACATACGAAGGGGAGCGGCCTTACGCCGCAGGAGGACTGGGAGAAGAATGCCCATCTCCTACCTCTTCCGGCCCAATTCGTAAAAGGGGCGGCGGATCAAGTCGACGGATTCGAGATCGGGCTCATCGGCTTGGCACCGTTGAATCCCGCCAACCGCCCCAAGACGGCTGCGGAGGCGGATGCGTTGATTCAGTTGGAGAAGAACCGGGAGCGGCGATTCGTCGGTTTCGTGGACGGCGACCAGTTCAAAGCCCTCTCGGCCGACTTGGCCTTGGTCCAGTCCTGCGTCGATTGCCACAATCGGCATCCTCGTTCGTCGCGCAGGAACTTTCAGCGCTGGGACGTTATGGGCGCCCTCGTTGTCCGCCTCAAGCGCGATGTGGGCACGGAAAGTTTCCCGCTTCCGGCGGAACCGCCGAAGCGGGTGCCGGGCACGCTCGAGCGGATGACCCCCCCACCGACATCCGCACCTCCGTGGGTTCGGTGA
- a CDS encoding LEA type 2 family protein yields MARMRTGWLMCWLLTSLLASGCATVPRDIEPPKISIANIAPKDLALFEQRFDVQLRIQNPNDKELGINGLRCDIELNGKEFGNGMSGERVTVPRFGSEVVNVEVITSLGSFLRQVQNLGSAGGSAENKFTYRLKGTAFVDSPSSFKLPFDEKGEVELPLGSAPQN; encoded by the coding sequence ATGGCACGAATGCGAACCGGATGGCTCATGTGCTGGTTGCTCACGTCGCTCCTGGCGTCGGGCTGCGCCACGGTGCCGCGCGACATCGAGCCTCCCAAAATCAGCATCGCCAACATCGCGCCCAAGGACCTCGCCCTCTTTGAGCAGCGGTTCGATGTCCAGCTGCGGATTCAGAACCCCAACGACAAAGAGCTGGGCATCAACGGACTGCGGTGTGACATCGAACTCAACGGCAAGGAGTTCGGCAACGGCATGTCGGGTGAGCGCGTCACGGTGCCGCGGTTCGGGTCCGAAGTCGTCAACGTCGAAGTCATTACAAGCCTGGGAAGCTTTTTGCGCCAGGTCCAGAACCTTGGGAGTGCTGGAGGTTCAGCCGAGAACAAGTTCACCTACCGGCTCAAGGGGACCGCCTTCGTCGACTCTCCAAGCAGCTTCAAATTGCCGTTCGACGAGAAAGGAGAAGTCGAGTTGCCGCTTGGGTCGGCGCCTCAGAATTAG